The Chryseolinea soli genome contains a region encoding:
- a CDS encoding ribonuclease HII, translating to MLKSSFTKDLIEAGCDEAGRGCLAGPVVAAAVILPKKYRHKLLNDSKQLTKEEREKLREDIQRDAMAWAVGEIDHVEIDRINILNASFKAMHVALDKLTLRPELLLIDGNRFKPYGELRFECIIKGDGKYLSIAAASILAKTYRDDLMMRLAEDFPGYSWHTNVGYPTEAHRDGIRQLGITPHHRRSFTLLPDQLELF from the coding sequence ATGCTCAAGTCGTCTTTCACGAAAGATCTGATCGAAGCCGGATGTGACGAGGCCGGGCGTGGATGCCTCGCCGGCCCGGTGGTGGCGGCAGCGGTGATCCTTCCCAAGAAATACCGCCACAAACTCCTCAACGACTCCAAGCAACTCACCAAAGAAGAACGCGAAAAACTCCGCGAAGACATCCAACGCGACGCCATGGCCTGGGCCGTTGGCGAGATCGATCATGTAGAGATAGACCGCATCAATATCTTGAACGCGTCGTTCAAGGCCATGCACGTGGCCCTCGACAAACTGACGCTGCGTCCCGAGTTGCTGCTCATCGACGGCAACCGCTTCAAGCCTTACGGCGAACTGCGATTCGAATGCATCATCAAAGGCGATGGAAAGTATTTATCGATTGCCGCCGCGTCCATCCTGGCCAAGACCTATCGCGACGACCTGATGATGCGCCTGGCAGAAGATTTTCCCGGCTACAGTTGGCATACCAACGTGGGCTATCCCACCGAAGCCCATCGCGACGGCATACGCCAACTGGGCATCACACCACACCACCGCCGGTCGTTCACCCTGTTGCCCGATCAATTGGAATTATTTTAA
- a CDS encoding NUDIX domain-containing protein, with protein MSQNEIKNPWTTLSGEEKYENPWIKVTEYQVLNPSGGKGIYGKVHFKNKAIGIVPVDAEGNTWLVGQYRYTLNAFHWEIPEGGSPSHEEAAFSARRELQEETGLTAKKWTELTQIHTSNSVTDEVGYIFLAEDLSQGESAREASEADMKVWKLPLSEAVAMVLRGEITDAISMTGLLLVARLKGR; from the coding sequence ATGTCTCAAAACGAAATAAAAAATCCGTGGACCACGCTTTCCGGCGAAGAGAAATACGAGAACCCGTGGATCAAGGTCACTGAATATCAGGTGTTAAACCCCTCCGGGGGAAAGGGGATCTACGGCAAAGTACATTTCAAGAACAAAGCCATCGGCATTGTGCCTGTCGATGCAGAGGGCAACACTTGGCTGGTCGGTCAATACCGGTATACGCTCAACGCCTTTCATTGGGAGATCCCCGAAGGTGGCAGCCCCTCGCACGAGGAAGCCGCATTTTCGGCCCGCCGCGAGCTGCAGGAAGAGACGGGCCTCACGGCAAAAAAATGGACCGAGCTCACACAGATCCACACGTCCAACTCCGTTACCGACGAAGTGGGCTACATCTTCCTGGCCGAGGACCTCTCGCAAGGCGAATCCGCCCGCGAAGCATCCGAAGCCGACATGAAAGTGTGGAAGCTGCCGTTGTCGGAAGCCGTGGCCATGGTGTTGCGCGGCGAGATCACCGACGCGATCAGCATGACCGGCCTGCTGCTGGTGGCCCGGCTGAAAGGTCGTTAA
- a CDS encoding MATE family efflux transporter → MTLKTHIKENFHLAYPVMLSNLGHVLMGFTDNIMVGHVGATELAAAGLATVAFNVLLLFGIGVSYAITPLVAEADGKKDDRGIVETMRHGLVINVINALLLAGVVYVGKRVLYHIGQPQEVIDKSIPFLSIITFSLIPVLVFQTFKQFAEGLSNTRVAMIIMVGSNVVNVLLNYMLIYGHGGFPAMGLVGSGWATFSSRVFMALAIAGYIYFAPEFRRFRGGFVLGNYSRALFNKMLHIGVPSGAQFIFEVAAFDFSLVMMGWLGTKTQAAHQIAINLATISYMTTAGLAAAATIRVSYFLGRNDVKNMKRAAYTLLGMALVFMSACALIFVLGRHWLPALYVNDAEVLRIAASLMIIAGLFQLSDGTQVVCISALRGLQDVKIPSVLIFIAYWIIGLPLGYGLAFKAGFGSLGIWLGLSIGLTLTALAMFFRLRLLMNRIPQAVAAA, encoded by the coding sequence ATGACCCTCAAAACCCACATCAAGGAAAATTTTCACCTCGCCTACCCGGTCATGCTCAGCAACCTGGGTCACGTGCTCATGGGCTTCACCGACAACATCATGGTGGGTCATGTGGGTGCCACTGAGCTGGCCGCCGCCGGATTGGCCACTGTGGCGTTCAACGTGTTGTTGCTCTTTGGCATCGGTGTGTCGTATGCCATCACACCCTTGGTAGCGGAAGCCGATGGGAAGAAGGACGATCGCGGCATTGTTGAAACGATGCGGCATGGACTGGTCATCAATGTGATCAATGCCCTGTTGCTGGCGGGGGTGGTCTATGTGGGCAAGCGTGTGCTGTATCACATCGGCCAACCACAGGAGGTGATCGATAAATCCATTCCCTTCCTGAGCATCATCACGTTCTCGCTCATTCCCGTGCTCGTCTTCCAAACGTTCAAACAATTTGCCGAAGGGTTATCCAATACGCGCGTGGCCATGATCATCATGGTGGGCAGCAACGTGGTGAACGTCTTGCTGAACTATATGCTCATCTACGGCCATGGCGGATTCCCGGCGATGGGACTTGTCGGTTCCGGATGGGCCACGTTTTCGTCGCGCGTGTTCATGGCGTTGGCCATCGCGGGTTATATTTATTTTGCACCGGAATTCCGCCGGTTTCGCGGTGGGTTTGTGCTGGGAAATTATTCGCGTGCGCTGTTCAACAAAATGCTGCACATCGGTGTGCCCAGTGGGGCGCAGTTTATTTTTGAAGTAGCCGCGTTCGATTTTTCATTGGTGATGATGGGATGGCTTGGCACAAAAACACAGGCCGCGCATCAGATCGCTATCAACCTCGCCACCATCAGCTACATGACCACGGCCGGGCTTGCGGCCGCGGCAACCATTCGCGTGAGCTATTTCCTCGGGCGAAACGATGTAAAAAATATGAAGCGGGCGGCCTACACTTTGCTCGGCATGGCGTTGGTGTTCATGTCGGCTTGTGCGCTGATCTTTGTGCTCGGCCGGCACTGGCTTCCCGCGTTGTATGTGAACGATGCCGAAGTGCTCCGCATCGCCGCATCGCTCATGATCATTGCCGGGCTGTTTCAACTTTCCGACGGCACGCAGGTGGTGTGCATCTCGGCGTTGCGCGGGTTGCAGGATGTGAAGATCCCTTCCGTGCTGATTTTTATTGCGTATTGGATCATTGGGTTGCCGCTGGGTTATGGATTGGCATTCAAAGCAGGCTTTGGATCGTTGGGGATCTGGCTGGGGCTTTCCATCGGCCTTACGCTCACCGCACTGGCCATGTTCTTTCGATTGCGCTTGCTCATGAATCGCATCCCACAGGCGGTGGCTGCCGCATGA
- a CDS encoding acyl-CoA thioesterase, whose product MSGAAKPVSKSQTTITELMIPSYANFGGKIHGGILLSLMDKVAYACSSKHAGTYCVTVSVDRVEFLKPVEVGELVSLHASVNYVGRSSMIVGIRVEAEHVKNSTVRHTNSCYFTMVAKDDHDKPAEVPKLILETHNDVRRFIEAMHMKEIKSRINEQLDDVKSTLHVNEAMELLKKERCVIAFKDDE is encoded by the coding sequence ATGTCCGGAGCCGCCAAACCTGTCAGCAAATCTCAAACGACCATCACCGAGCTTATGATTCCCTCCTACGCCAACTTTGGAGGGAAAATTCACGGGGGTATTCTCCTGTCGCTGATGGATAAGGTGGCATATGCCTGCTCCAGTAAACACGCGGGCACGTATTGCGTGACGGTGTCGGTGGACCGGGTGGAATTTTTGAAGCCGGTGGAAGTGGGCGAGCTGGTCTCGTTGCATGCGTCGGTGAATTACGTGGGGCGCTCTTCGATGATCGTAGGGATTCGCGTGGAAGCCGAGCACGTGAAGAACAGCACCGTGCGTCACACGAATTCCTGCTACTTCACCATGGTGGCCAAAGACGATCACGACAAACCCGCAGAAGTGCCCAAGCTGATCCTGGAAACGCACAACGACGTGCGCCGCTTTATTGAAGCCATGCACATGAAAGAAATCAAAAGCCGCATCAACGAACAACTCGACGATGTGAAGTCGACCCTGCATGTAAATGAAGCGATGGAGTTGTTAAAGAAAGAGCGTTGCGTGATCGCCTTTAAAGACGACGAATAG
- a CDS encoding M24 family metallopeptidase, whose translation MKYLLLLLGILLFPPAFAQNPLILPQREQAKVIDEILDDRLRTVLPALMRREGFDMWIVMSREYNEDPVIKTLLPATWMAARRTTMLVMFDRGEGKEMEYLAVARYDVGKVFKRAWDPDQQPDQWAQLASIIQERDPKKIGINKAEHYGHADGLTANDYELLLKSLNKKLHPRIASAERLAVSWLETRSEKEMVIYPQICRIAHEIIEEGFSDRVIQPGVTTTEDVVWWYREKISALKLDTWFHPSVSIQRSEPDAIFTKRLQPLVIQPGDLLHVDFGITYLRLNTDTQQHAYILKAGETDAPDYLKKALRQGNALQDILTGNFALNKTGNQILADSRRQAISQGLTPSIYTHPIGYHGHAAGTTIGQWDMQQGVPGSGDYAMHYNTAYSIELNVTTHIDEWKKDIQIKLEEDGFFDGEGKFRYIDGRQKELIVIPRRSTFNGD comes from the coding sequence ATGAAATATTTATTACTCCTGCTGGGGATCCTCCTCTTTCCTCCCGCATTCGCGCAAAATCCACTCATCCTTCCCCAACGCGAACAAGCCAAAGTGATCGACGAGATCCTGGACGACCGGCTACGGACCGTGCTCCCTGCCCTCATGCGCCGGGAAGGCTTTGATATGTGGATCGTGATGTCGCGGGAATATAACGAAGACCCCGTCATCAAAACGCTGCTGCCCGCTACGTGGATGGCCGCCCGGCGCACAACCATGCTGGTGATGTTCGATCGCGGCGAAGGCAAGGAGATGGAATACCTCGCCGTGGCGCGCTATGACGTAGGAAAAGTTTTTAAACGCGCGTGGGATCCCGACCAGCAACCTGACCAATGGGCTCAACTGGCCAGCATCATCCAGGAACGCGATCCCAAAAAGATCGGCATCAACAAAGCGGAACACTACGGCCACGCCGACGGCCTCACCGCCAACGACTACGAATTGCTGCTCAAATCCCTGAACAAAAAATTACACCCGCGCATCGCCTCTGCCGAGCGGCTGGCGGTGAGCTGGCTGGAAACGCGGAGTGAAAAAGAGATGGTGATCTATCCGCAGATCTGCCGGATCGCGCACGAGATCATCGAAGAAGGATTTTCCGATCGCGTCATTCAGCCGGGGGTCACCACCACCGAAGATGTGGTGTGGTGGTATCGCGAAAAAATAAGCGCGCTCAAACTCGACACGTGGTTTCATCCTTCGGTGTCCATTCAGCGCAGCGAACCCGATGCGATCTTCACCAAGCGTTTGCAGCCGCTTGTGATCCAACCCGGCGACCTGCTTCATGTTGACTTTGGCATCACTTATCTGCGTCTGAACACGGACACCCAACAGCATGCCTACATTTTGAAAGCCGGAGAAACCGACGCACCCGATTATTTGAAAAAGGCCTTGCGCCAAGGCAACGCGCTCCAGGACATTCTTACCGGCAACTTTGCCCTGAACAAAACGGGCAACCAGATCCTGGCCGACTCGCGCAGGCAAGCCATCAGCCAGGGGTTGACACCCTCCATCTACACGCACCCCATCGGCTATCACGGTCATGCGGCCGGCACCACCATCGGGCAGTGGGACATGCAGCAGGGAGTGCCGGGATCGGGCGACTATGCCATGCACTACAACACCGCCTACTCCATCGAGCTGAACGTGACCACACACATCGACGAATGGAAAAAAGACATCCAGATCAAACTGGAGGAAGACGGCTTTTTTGATGGTGAAGGCAAGTTCCGGTATATCGACGGACGTCAAAAAGAATTGATCGTTATCCCCCGGCGCAGTACATTCAATGGCGACTAA
- a CDS encoding lysophospholipid acyltransferase family protein has product MKILRGIHTAWGSLVFGILFLVLLPLFLIPIVFPSQYKLVGILNRWWARLLFTFIGVPFRTEYRATLDPKRQYIFCSNHFSYLDIPAMGLAPHNAIFVGKSGIETVPLFGWMYGKLHITVDRKKLKSRYTSVKRSMEAIDEGKNLIIFPEGGIVTKKDPVMAPFKDGAFRVAIEKQIPIVPVTIPYNWIILPPDEFLLRWHPLSVIFHQPLETTGLTAKDIDTLKQQVFTTIEQELKQHLKK; this is encoded by the coding sequence ATGAAAATTCTAAGAGGCATTCACACCGCCTGGGGATCACTGGTGTTTGGCATTCTCTTCCTGGTATTGCTGCCGTTGTTTCTTATCCCCATCGTGTTTCCCAGCCAGTATAAGTTGGTGGGCATTTTGAACCGGTGGTGGGCACGGCTACTGTTCACCTTCATCGGCGTGCCGTTCCGGACGGAATATCGCGCGACGCTGGACCCGAAACGGCAGTACATTTTCTGCTCCAACCACTTCTCTTATCTCGACATCCCCGCCATGGGCCTTGCGCCTCACAATGCCATCTTTGTCGGCAAAAGCGGCATCGAAACGGTTCCGCTTTTCGGGTGGATGTATGGCAAGCTTCACATCACGGTCGACCGTAAAAAGCTGAAAAGCCGCTACACCTCCGTGAAGCGCTCGATGGAAGCCATCGACGAAGGCAAAAACCTCATCATTTTCCCCGAAGGGGGCATTGTGACGAAAAAAGACCCGGTTATGGCCCCCTTCAAAGACGGTGCCTTTCGCGTGGCCATAGAGAAACAAATTCCCATCGTGCCTGTCACCATTCCATATAATTGGATAATTTTGCCGCCGGATGAATTCCTGCTGCGCTGGCATCCGCTGAGCGTGATCTTTCACCAACCGCTGGAAACGACCGGCCTGACGGCAAAGGACATCGATACACTGAAACAGCAGGTATTTACCACCATTGAACAAGAATTGAAACAGCACCTGAAAAAATGA
- the gatC gene encoding Asp-tRNA(Asn)/Glu-tRNA(Gln) amidotransferase subunit GatC codes for MKIDRALLDKIAHLSRLEFDEKDAEKMMKDMTAIVDWVEHLKEVDTAGVEPLTTMSHEINVLREDEVKEHLSHERALKNAPKKDSDYFRVPKVLE; via the coding sequence ATGAAAATTGATCGTGCCCTGTTAGATAAGATCGCCCACCTCTCGCGCCTGGAATTCGACGAGAAGGACGCCGAGAAAATGATGAAAGACATGACGGCCATCGTGGACTGGGTAGAGCATCTCAAGGAAGTGGACACCGCCGGCGTGGAGCCCCTCACCACCATGAGCCACGAGATCAACGTGTTGCGCGAAGACGAGGTGAAAGAACACCTCAGCCACGAACGCGCCCTGAAAAATGCCCCGAAAAAAGATTCCGACTATTTCCGCGTACCCAAAGTACTGGAGTAA
- a CDS encoding SET domain-containing protein, giving the protein MALLEKQLYVKKSTIPNAGKGLFTKKFIPKGTLIVEYKGRRSTWAEVKDEDGKNGYIFFINRNNVIDGLPYKSALARYANDARGLVRIKGLLNNSEYSVDGVKAYIESKKDIPAGSEIFVDYGKDYWKVIRENVKLWKQEEKEAKQKNGTPLKSKKGAGKKRAHATAKRMEHGH; this is encoded by the coding sequence ATGGCACTACTCGAAAAGCAACTTTACGTTAAGAAGTCAACGATCCCCAACGCAGGCAAAGGTCTGTTCACAAAGAAGTTCATCCCCAAAGGCACGCTCATCGTGGAGTACAAAGGCCGCCGCAGCACCTGGGCGGAAGTAAAAGACGAAGACGGCAAGAACGGCTACATCTTTTTTATCAACCGCAACAACGTGATCGATGGCCTGCCCTATAAAAGTGCGCTGGCCCGCTATGCCAACGACGCCCGCGGCCTGGTGCGCATCAAAGGATTGCTCAACAACTCAGAATATTCCGTCGACGGCGTGAAAGCCTATATCGAATCTAAGAAAGACATTCCGGCAGGTTCCGAGATCTTTGTGGACTATGGTAAAGATTACTGGAAAGTGATCCGCGAAAACGTCAAGTTGTGGAAACAAGAGGAGAAAGAAGCCAAACAGAAGAATGGCACTCCCTTGAAATCAAAGAAAGGCGCCGGCAAAAAGAGAGCTCACGCTACGGCTAAGCGAATGGAGCACGGGCACTGA
- a CDS encoding sulfite exporter TauE/SafE family protein, whose protein sequence is MEAAEKNLTSRRTVLGLVVAAGVLVGLASVFYFDVIVDRGSEWLSGVGPEFFLFVLGGFIAQMIDGSLGMAYGVSASTFLMSFGVPPAAASASVHTAEIFTSGASGLSHLRLQNVNKKLFRSLLLPGIAGAVTGAYLLSSFEEYNYILKPIVATYTLVLGVIIVRKAIRKHQPKTKTKNIPALATFGGFMDSIGGGGWGPIVASTLIAKGRNPRYTIGSVNLAEFFISSASSITFFATIGVGYIHIIVGLILGGLVAAPIAAQLTRKLPVKKIMIIVGVVVILVSVRLIVKAFLS, encoded by the coding sequence ATGGAGGCAGCGGAAAAAAATTTGACGAGTAGGAGGACCGTGTTGGGTCTGGTGGTGGCTGCCGGGGTGTTGGTGGGGTTGGCTTCGGTGTTTTATTTTGATGTGATCGTGGATCGCGGGAGCGAGTGGCTTTCGGGAGTGGGGCCGGAGTTTTTTCTTTTTGTGTTGGGAGGATTTATTGCGCAGATGATCGATGGTTCGTTGGGGATGGCCTATGGGGTGAGTGCTTCCACCTTTTTGATGTCGTTTGGGGTGCCGCCGGCAGCGGCGAGTGCCAGTGTGCACACGGCGGAGATCTTCACCAGCGGGGCGTCGGGACTTTCGCATTTGCGGTTGCAGAATGTGAATAAGAAGTTGTTCCGGAGCCTGTTGCTGCCCGGTATTGCCGGTGCGGTGACGGGGGCTTACTTGCTTTCTTCTTTTGAGGAATATAACTACATCCTCAAGCCCATTGTGGCAACGTATACGCTGGTGCTCGGCGTCATCATTGTGCGCAAAGCCATACGCAAGCATCAGCCGAAAACGAAAACGAAAAATATTCCCGCGCTGGCTACGTTTGGCGGGTTCATGGATTCGATCGGCGGGGGTGGTTGGGGGCCTATCGTGGCGTCGACGTTGATTGCCAAGGGCAGAAATCCGCGCTACACCATCGGGTCGGTGAACCTGGCGGAGTTCTTTATCTCGTCGGCGAGTTCCATCACGTTCTTTGCGACCATTGGCGTGGGATACATTCACATTATTGTGGGACTTATTCTCGGCGGGCTCGTTGCCGCGCCCATCGCCGCGCAGCTTACCCGGAAGCTGCCCGTCAAAAAAATAATGATCATCGTGGGCGTGGTCGTCATCCTTGTCAGCGTCCGTTTGATCGTGAAAGCCTTCCTTTCCTGA